A single region of the Thermomicrobiales bacterium genome encodes:
- a CDS encoding LCP family protein, whose protein sequence is MAVALVILSVLALILAIQSWRVLSAIVDVEQSAVVPLPPSDSALATPTAPPLTSTPASAALNSTAPETEAVWTSTALPTQAATSEPAPTHEEADDPPSKLEVAQQIVDAGMADGNPGESDIWEGKTGLNILVLGVDTRADGGDQNADVIIIAHLDLVNHRLSGVSLPRDLQVEIPGVGEDKINGSYNYGVLASPDDPVAGVAKVRDTIESVFGIPIDGYVLVDFSGFSDVVDAMGGITVDVPYEILDEEYPTEDYGVTTIHFDPGVQEMDGEEALVYVRTRHADSDDARRERQLDVIRAIFEQGKSVTSIANADEIILSAGDAIQTSFDLEEQLTLARIAYQMAEGDIVLTTLGEPILEAGWSDDGRWIYTGDPEEIKAFVLNAIDTSKVEGTPSPGS, encoded by the coding sequence GTGGCTGTAGCGCTCGTCATCCTGTCGGTCTTGGCACTCATCCTGGCCATCCAAAGCTGGCGTGTGTTGAGCGCAATCGTCGATGTCGAACAGTCGGCGGTGGTGCCGTTGCCTCCTAGCGACAGTGCCCTGGCTACCCCCACTGCACCTCCCCTCACATCAACGCCAGCGTCGGCAGCGCTGAACTCGACGGCTCCGGAGACGGAAGCCGTCTGGACGTCCACCGCGTTGCCAACGCAAGCCGCCACCAGTGAACCGGCGCCAACGCATGAAGAAGCCGACGATCCGCCCTCGAAGCTGGAGGTGGCGCAACAGATCGTCGATGCGGGGATGGCTGATGGAAATCCTGGTGAATCTGACATCTGGGAAGGCAAGACCGGTCTGAACATCCTCGTGTTGGGCGTGGACACGCGTGCCGACGGAGGCGATCAAAACGCCGACGTCATCATCATCGCCCACCTGGACCTGGTGAATCACCGGTTGTCCGGCGTGAGTCTGCCGCGTGACCTGCAGGTCGAGATTCCCGGTGTTGGGGAAGACAAGATCAACGGCTCCTATAACTACGGTGTGCTGGCAAGCCCGGACGATCCCGTCGCAGGAGTCGCCAAAGTGCGCGATACTATCGAATCGGTCTTCGGCATTCCGATCGATGGTTATGTGTTGGTGGACTTTTCCGGATTCAGCGATGTGGTCGATGCCATGGGAGGCATAACCGTGGATGTCCCCTACGAGATCCTGGATGAGGAGTACCCCACCGAAGACTACGGTGTCACGACGATCCATTTCGATCCCGGGGTGCAAGAGATGGACGGAGAGGAGGCGCTCGTCTACGTGCGTACCCGCCACGCCGACAGCGACGATGCACGCCGAGAACGCCAGCTCGATGTGATTCGCGCGATTTTCGAGCAGGGGAAGTCGGTTACGTCGATTGCAAACGCCGACGAGATCATTTTGTCGGCCGGTGATGCGATTCAGACGAGTTTCGATCTGGAGGAACAGCTGACACTGGCGCGCATTGCCTACCAGATGGCCGAAGGAGACATCGTGCTCACCACGCTTGGTGAACCAATTCTGGAAGCCGGCTGGAGCGATGACGGCCGCTGGATCTATACCGGCGATCCCGAGGAGATCAAGGCGTTCGTGCTGAACGCGATCGACACCAGCAAGGTCGAGGGAACGCCATCGCCGGGTAGCTGA
- a CDS encoding ribonuclease Z: protein MIDALLLGTSGMMPLPHRWLSSLLIRCENEMTLFDCGEGTQVPMRESGWGFKRLSSIVLSHLHADHVMGLTGVLFSVGNAGRTEPLTVYGPPGTLQVAQALTIVVPGLPMDVMVQEVEAGDRIKLPAGIDLTVGQAEHRDRCFFYRVDRAREPRFDADRARAAGLPVHLWSQLQRGENLTWEGRDVRGVDFVGPPRKGVALGFVTDTRPVPQMSELLQGVDLLVCEGTYGDDGDHEKAIQKTHMTFREAATIARESGAGELWLTHFSPSVAEPREFLHNATEVFPNTTIGFTGLETTLSFPD from the coding sequence ATGATCGATGCGCTTCTGCTCGGCACGAGCGGCATGATGCCGCTACCGCATCGATGGCTCTCGAGTCTCTTGATCCGCTGTGAAAACGAGATGACCCTCTTCGATTGTGGGGAGGGGACGCAGGTTCCAATGCGCGAGAGTGGCTGGGGGTTCAAACGGCTCTCATCGATTGTTCTCTCGCACCTGCACGCCGACCATGTCATGGGCCTGACCGGTGTCCTTTTCTCAGTGGGGAATGCGGGCCGCACGGAACCATTGACCGTCTATGGGCCTCCCGGCACCCTTCAGGTCGCCCAGGCGCTCACGATCGTGGTGCCTGGTTTGCCAATGGACGTCATGGTGCAGGAAGTCGAAGCGGGCGACCGCATCAAGCTACCGGCGGGCATCGATCTGACCGTTGGCCAGGCGGAACATCGGGACCGCTGCTTCTTCTACCGGGTCGATCGCGCTCGTGAACCCAGGTTCGATGCCGATCGGGCGCGCGCCGCGGGTCTGCCAGTGCACCTTTGGTCGCAGCTGCAACGCGGCGAAAACCTGACCTGGGAGGGAAGGGATGTTCGCGGCGTCGACTTCGTCGGTCCGCCGCGAAAAGGGGTCGCGCTTGGATTCGTCACCGACACGCGGCCGGTCCCGCAGATGTCAGAACTCCTGCAGGGCGTCGACTTGCTCGTGTGCGAAGGAACCTACGGTGATGACGGCGACCATGAGAAGGCGATCCAGAAGACGCACATGACCTTCCGCGAGGCCGCGACGATTGCCCGGGAGAGTGGCGCCGGGGAGCTGTGGCTCACGCATTTCAGCCCTTCGGTCGCAGAACCGCGAGAATTTCTGCACAATGCGACCGAAGTGTTCCCCAACACGACGATCGGATTCACCGGGCTGGAGACGACACTCTCGTTCCCGGACTGA
- a CDS encoding aminotransferase class V-fold PLP-dependent enzyme: protein MPDLFTAAEVERFRSDTPGCAHVVHFNHSGSSLMPRPVVDATVAHTVLESEIGGYEAYDSALERINGVYGSIARMLGASPSEIALVENATRAWDMAFYAIPFNPGDVILTSISEYASNVISFLQVAKRGVSVEVVPNDEFGQISIDALSAMLDSRVKLVAVTHMPTNGGLLQPAAAIGKLARENGSFFLLDACQTAGQLPLDVDAIQCDFLSATSRKFLRGPRGVGFLYVRDEVIEQLEPPMLDLHAAEWTSADGYRIRPDAKRFENWEKNYANHLGMGVAVDYALDAGLDRIWLQVERNAASLREKLSGIPGVTVRDLGEVKGGIVTFEIAGIDPQLANQRLRSEWNINTSGSGISSTRFDMESRGINNMVRSSTHYFTTDEEIDLFATAVEEIGRG, encoded by the coding sequence ATGCCAGATTTGTTCACAGCTGCGGAAGTCGAGCGATTTCGCAGCGATACGCCTGGATGCGCGCATGTGGTCCATTTCAATCACTCAGGTTCCTCGTTGATGCCACGACCGGTCGTGGATGCGACCGTTGCGCATACGGTGCTCGAATCGGAGATCGGCGGATATGAAGCCTACGATTCCGCACTGGAGCGTATCAATGGAGTCTACGGCTCCATTGCCCGCATGCTTGGCGCATCGCCCTCCGAGATCGCACTGGTGGAGAATGCTACCCGTGCCTGGGACATGGCGTTCTATGCCATCCCCTTCAATCCGGGCGACGTGATCCTCACGTCGATTTCCGAGTATGCCAGCAATGTCATCTCCTTCCTGCAAGTCGCAAAACGCGGGGTCAGCGTCGAAGTCGTACCGAATGACGAGTTTGGCCAGATTTCGATCGACGCGCTCAGCGCAATGCTCGATTCACGGGTCAAACTCGTGGCAGTGACGCACATGCCGACCAACGGCGGACTCTTGCAACCGGCAGCCGCGATTGGCAAGCTGGCTCGGGAAAATGGTTCGTTCTTCCTGCTCGATGCTTGCCAAACTGCTGGGCAACTGCCGCTCGATGTCGACGCGATCCAGTGCGATTTTCTCTCCGCGACCAGTCGGAAGTTCCTGCGCGGTCCGCGGGGCGTCGGCTTTCTCTATGTTCGCGACGAGGTGATCGAACAGCTGGAACCTCCCATGCTCGATTTGCACGCCGCGGAGTGGACATCTGCGGACGGATATCGCATACGGCCAGATGCGAAGCGATTCGAGAATTGGGAAAAGAACTATGCGAATCACCTCGGGATGGGTGTTGCAGTCGACTATGCGCTCGACGCGGGGCTCGATCGCATTTGGCTGCAAGTCGAACGCAATGCCGCCAGTTTGCGGGAGAAACTCAGTGGTATTCCGGGAGTGACGGTGCGCGACCTTGGCGAGGTCAAGGGCGGGATTGTTACCTTTGAGATCGCAGGCATCGACCCGCAACTCGCGAACCAACGGCTCCGCTCCGAGTGGAACATCAACACATCTGGCAGCGGAATCTCCAGCACGCGGTTCGATATGGAGTCACGCGGGATCAACAATATGGTGCGCTCGTCGACCCACTACTTCACAACTGACGAAGAGATCGATCTGTTCGCGACCGCAGTCGAAGAGATTGGCCGCGGCTAG
- a CDS encoding polyprenol monophosphomannose synthase, whose amino-acid sequence MAQPGQEDGDRESPVCVVVPTYNEAGSIQTLIERVLALGPRYRLLIVDDNSPDGTGEIVASMAQACPERVQLLSRQAKEGIGRAYVAGFDVALRTDAALIAQMDADLSHDPADLPGLVRATDHADLVLGSRYVPGGDTAGWPRHRKLISRVGGRYARSVLRVPIKDLTGGFKVYRRDALVALDIDHIESDGYVFQIETTYKTMLLGFRVDEVPIRFVDRMAGKSKLSRRIVLEAILMVWKLKLDQVLGRI is encoded by the coding sequence GTGGCTCAACCTGGCCAGGAAGATGGCGACCGTGAGTCTCCTGTCTGCGTCGTGGTCCCCACCTACAACGAAGCCGGATCGATACAGACGTTGATCGAGCGTGTGCTTGCGCTTGGGCCTCGCTATCGACTCCTGATCGTCGATGACAACTCGCCTGATGGCACAGGGGAAATCGTCGCGTCGATGGCGCAGGCGTGCCCGGAGCGCGTGCAGCTCCTTTCACGCCAGGCGAAGGAGGGAATCGGACGAGCGTACGTGGCTGGATTCGACGTAGCCCTTAGAACGGACGCGGCGCTCATCGCGCAGATGGACGCAGACCTTTCTCATGATCCCGCCGATCTCCCAGGACTCGTGCGCGCGACAGACCATGCCGATTTGGTGTTGGGGTCACGCTACGTGCCGGGAGGAGACACCGCCGGTTGGCCGCGTCATCGAAAGTTGATCAGCAGGGTGGGCGGACGCTATGCCCGCAGCGTCCTGCGGGTTCCCATCAAGGACCTGACGGGTGGTTTCAAGGTCTATCGCCGCGACGCGCTGGTCGCACTCGATATCGACCATATCGAATCGGACGGCTACGTCTTCCAGATCGAAACCACCTACAAGACCATGCTCTTGGGTTTCCGGGTTGACGAGGTTCCCATCCGATTTGTCGACCGCATGGCTGGAAAATCGAAGCTTTCTCGCAGAATCGTTCTTGAAGCGATCCTGATGGTGTGGAAGCTCAAGCTCGATCAGGTGTTGGGGCGAATCTAG
- a CDS encoding response regulator: MPQRILVVEDEPSVADLIEAVLAGEGYTVAIARDGAQGLMLARDWSPDLILMDIMLPAVDGTTAIRRLKSDPETADVPIVAMSAGRTLRNQSQELADADAALAKPFDIDALLAQVAFHLSRRRSDASEELADA, encoded by the coding sequence TTGCCACAACGCATCCTGGTAGTTGAAGACGAGCCTTCCGTGGCGGACCTGATCGAAGCGGTCCTCGCTGGCGAGGGGTACACCGTGGCCATCGCCCGTGACGGGGCGCAGGGACTGATGCTGGCGCGTGACTGGAGCCCCGATCTCATCCTGATGGACATCATGCTCCCCGCCGTCGATGGCACGACAGCGATCCGGCGACTCAAGAGCGATCCGGAAACGGCCGATGTTCCCATCGTTGCGATGTCTGCGGGCCGCACCTTGCGCAACCAGTCGCAAGAGCTGGCCGACGCTGATGCGGCGCTCGCCAAGCCGTTCGATATCGACGCTCTGCTTGCGCAGGTCGCGTTTCATCTTTCCCGACGCAGGAGCGACGCCAGCGAAGAGCTGGCGGACGCATAG
- the murA gene encoding UDP-N-acetylglucosamine 1-carboxyvinyltransferase, with translation MSSTLLRTTMSTQAPEPLERRRALRIRGGTPLRGEVTIGGAKNAALPLLAATLLTSEPCVLNNVPTLSDIRTMTGLLAALGAEVEYEPSRHRVTVQAASIRTSDAPQELVAKMRASFLVAGPLLGRTGRMSASTPGGCQLGVRPVDVDVRGFRQMGAKIDADEHFIAGETDGQGLRGASIYMDYPSHTGTENLLMSATLANGRTTIVNASCEPEIVALGNMLNRMGARITGLGSPTITVDGVDRLHGVSETILPDRLEAGTYAIAAAVTGGEVQLNNINEPDMLPVRAKLEEAGAEIWARPGSMLVRGGAPLKAVEIQTMPFPGFPTDLQAGFAVLMTQATGISKLKERVFEDRLKYTDELIALGAKIDVEKLGPNRYGTEAVITGPTPLVGATVRCLDIRAGAGMVLAGLVASGETEVRDIYHIDRGYEQMVPKLKAIGADIDEVTLDESSLSRGT, from the coding sequence ATGAGCTCTACACTCCTCCGTACAACGATGTCCACACAAGCGCCCGAACCGCTGGAACGGCGGCGGGCGCTTCGCATTCGCGGCGGAACGCCGCTGCGTGGTGAGGTCACCATCGGTGGAGCAAAGAACGCGGCGCTGCCCTTGCTTGCTGCTACCCTGCTCACATCCGAACCATGTGTCCTGAACAACGTTCCCACGCTCTCCGACATTCGCACAATGACCGGGCTTCTCGCCGCCCTCGGCGCCGAGGTGGAGTATGAGCCGTCCCGCCATCGGGTAACGGTTCAGGCGGCAAGCATCCGGACGTCCGACGCTCCGCAAGAGCTGGTTGCCAAGATGCGCGCCTCGTTCCTTGTGGCAGGTCCGCTGCTTGGCAGAACCGGTCGGATGAGCGCGTCGACGCCGGGCGGATGCCAGCTCGGCGTGCGTCCAGTCGATGTCGATGTCCGTGGTTTTCGTCAGATGGGCGCGAAGATCGACGCGGACGAGCATTTCATCGCCGGTGAGACCGATGGGCAAGGTCTGCGAGGCGCTTCGATCTACATGGACTATCCGAGCCATACCGGCACGGAGAACCTGCTCATGTCCGCCACCCTGGCAAACGGTCGAACGACCATCGTCAATGCATCCTGCGAACCGGAAATCGTAGCCCTGGGGAACATGCTCAATCGCATGGGGGCGCGCATCACCGGGCTGGGGTCTCCGACGATCACAGTCGACGGTGTCGATCGGCTGCATGGTGTTTCCGAGACGATTCTTCCGGATCGCCTCGAAGCTGGAACCTATGCCATTGCGGCGGCGGTCACCGGCGGCGAAGTCCAGCTCAACAACATCAACGAGCCGGACATGCTTCCGGTGCGCGCCAAGCTGGAAGAGGCGGGAGCGGAAATCTGGGCACGCCCAGGATCGATGCTGGTGCGAGGCGGCGCTCCGCTCAAGGCCGTCGAAATCCAGACGATGCCGTTCCCCGGTTTCCCGACCGATCTGCAGGCCGGGTTCGCGGTGCTGATGACCCAGGCAACCGGTATCTCGAAGCTCAAGGAGCGTGTCTTCGAGGACAGACTCAAGTACACCGATGAGCTGATCGCGCTGGGCGCCAAGATCGACGTCGAAAAGCTTGGACCGAACCGATACGGCACTGAAGCGGTCATCACTGGACCGACACCACTCGTTGGCGCAACTGTTCGGTGTCTCGATATCCGGGCGGGCGCTGGCATGGTGCTGGCAGGCCTGGTTGCTTCAGGCGAAACCGAGGTGCGCGACATCTATCATATCGACCGCGGCTATGAGCAGATGGTGCCGAAGCTGAAGGCCATCGGCGCTGACATCGACGAGGTGACACTCGACGAGTCAAGCTTGTCACGAGGTACGTGA
- a CDS encoding F0F1 ATP synthase subunit epsilon: MASSLTVEIVTNERIVFSETDVEMVSAPGSQGMLGILPNHAPLVTTLSAGELRIKKAGAEQSMVVFGGFMEVLPHKVIVLADVAEKVEEIDLQRAEEARKRAEEAIARGGDRTDLAAAEARLSRAQVRIKFGQRRSGRRPSDVQ; encoded by the coding sequence GTGGCTTCATCTCTGACCGTCGAAATCGTGACCAACGAGCGCATCGTCTTTTCCGAGACCGATGTGGAAATGGTGAGCGCGCCTGGCTCGCAGGGCATGCTGGGCATCCTGCCGAACCATGCACCGCTGGTCACCACGCTTTCAGCCGGTGAGTTGCGCATCAAGAAGGCTGGCGCGGAACAGTCCATGGTCGTCTTCGGCGGTTTCATGGAAGTGCTGCCACACAAGGTGATCGTGCTTGCTGACGTCGCTGAGAAGGTCGAGGAGATCGACCTCCAACGGGCGGAAGAGGCGCGCAAGCGGGCGGAAGAGGCGATTGCCCGTGGTGGCGACCGGACCGATCTGGCTGCTGCCGAAGCGCGGCTCAGCCGCGCTCAGGTGCGCATCAAGTTCGGGCAGCGCCGATCGGGTCGCCGTCCGTCGGATGTGCAATAG
- the atpD gene encoding F0F1 ATP synthase subunit beta, with translation MAKKTKQSSGTVVQVMGPVVDVQFPPDELPEIYYALEVVPEGGEPLTLEVQQHLGNDWVRTVAMSSTDGLRRGMEVKNTGAAITVPVGPETLGRILNVVGDPIDQAGPVEAKVEYPIHRPAPAFEDQSTQIEVFETGIKVIDLIAPFTKGGKTGIFGGAGVGKTVVITELIRNIAAEHSGVSVFTGVGERTREGTALFGEMTASGVMGQTVMVFGQMNEPPGARLRVGLTGLTMAEYFRDEGMDVLLFIDNIFRFVQAGSEVSALLGRMPSAVGYQPTLASEMGQLQERITSTKRGSITSVQAVYVPADDYTDPAPATTFAHLDATVSLERSIAERGIFPAVDPLASTSRILDPRIVGEEHYQVAREVQRVLQRYRDLQDIIAILGVEELSEEDKQLVARAQRIERFFSQPFFTAAQFTGRDGQYVSRQDTVRGFKDILEGKLDDVPMQAFMYAGGIEMVREAAAASA, from the coding sequence ATGGCCAAGAAGACGAAGCAATCGAGCGGGACGGTCGTCCAGGTGATGGGCCCGGTCGTCGACGTTCAGTTTCCCCCGGATGAACTGCCGGAAATCTACTACGCCCTGGAAGTTGTTCCAGAAGGTGGCGAGCCGTTGACCCTCGAGGTGCAGCAGCACCTGGGCAACGACTGGGTCCGCACCGTGGCCATGAGCTCCACCGATGGCCTGCGCCGTGGGATGGAAGTCAAGAACACCGGCGCCGCCATCACGGTACCGGTCGGCCCGGAGACGCTCGGACGCATTCTGAACGTTGTCGGTGACCCGATCGACCAGGCCGGCCCGGTCGAAGCGAAGGTCGAGTACCCGATCCATCGCCCGGCTCCGGCGTTCGAGGATCAGTCGACCCAGATCGAAGTGTTCGAGACCGGCATCAAGGTCATCGACCTCATTGCCCCCTTCACCAAGGGCGGCAAGACCGGCATCTTTGGTGGCGCCGGCGTGGGCAAGACGGTGGTCATCACCGAGCTCATCCGCAACATTGCCGCCGAGCACTCGGGAGTGTCGGTTTTCACAGGTGTGGGTGAGCGGACTCGCGAGGGCACAGCGCTCTTCGGCGAAATGACCGCCTCGGGCGTTATGGGCCAGACGGTCATGGTCTTCGGTCAGATGAACGAGCCGCCGGGCGCCCGCCTGCGCGTCGGTCTGACCGGACTGACGATGGCGGAGTATTTCCGCGACGAAGGGATGGACGTTCTTCTCTTTATCGACAACATCTTCCGCTTCGTGCAGGCTGGCTCGGAAGTGTCCGCGCTCCTGGGCCGCATGCCCAGCGCCGTGGGCTACCAGCCGACGCTCGCTTCGGAGATGGGCCAACTGCAAGAGCGCATCACCTCCACCAAGCGTGGTTCCATCACCTCGGTGCAGGCGGTCTACGTCCCGGCCGACGACTATACCGACCCGGCTCCTGCGACGACGTTCGCGCACCTCGATGCGACCGTTTCGCTGGAGCGGTCGATTGCCGAGCGCGGCATCTTCCCGGCGGTGGACCCGTTGGCCTCCACCTCCCGCATCCTCGACCCGCGCATCGTGGGTGAGGAGCACTATCAGGTCGCCCGCGAAGTGCAGCGTGTGCTGCAGCGCTATCGCGACCTGCAAGACATCATCGCCATTCTCGGTGTGGAAGAGCTTTCGGAAGAGGACAAGCAGCTCGTGGCCCGCGCACAGCGGATCGAGCGCTTCTTCTCGCAGCCATTCTTCACCGCTGCACAGTTCACGGGACGCGATGGCCAGTATGTCTCCCGGCAGGACACGGTGCGTGGCTTCAAGGACATCCTGGAAGGCAAGCTCGACGATGTCCCCATGCAGGCGTTCATGTACGCCGGTGGCATCGAGATGGTCCGCGAGGCGGCCGCCGCGAGCGCCTAG
- a CDS encoding F0F1 ATP synthase subunit gamma: MASTREIRRRIRSVRNISQITRAMEMVAASKMRRSQQRVLASRPYAERLEAMIGDLAALHLDAESAAAFPLLAHREVKKIEILLVTPDKGLTGPLNSNILRRAGRFVLSEADAPVQVVTVGRKGRDFMIRTRQEVVAEFSNLKDSVEAAEILPITDVIIDDYTSGRVDAVYLIYAKFVNTLSQVPTVHKLLPIEPPEATGAYSDYIFEPNAKDVLNSLLPRLVDTQIYQAILENFASEYSARMVAMRNASENAKDLVSELTLTFNKARQSQITAEVSEISAGANALRERG; encoded by the coding sequence TTGGCCAGTACACGAGAGATTCGGCGCCGAATACGTTCGGTCCGCAACATTTCGCAGATCACGCGCGCCATGGAAATGGTGGCTGCCTCGAAAATGCGCCGCTCGCAGCAGCGCGTGCTGGCCAGCCGTCCCTACGCCGAGCGGCTCGAAGCGATGATCGGTGATTTGGCAGCGCTGCATCTCGATGCAGAAAGCGCAGCTGCGTTTCCGCTGCTCGCTCACCGCGAAGTCAAGAAGATCGAGATCTTGCTGGTTACGCCGGACAAGGGGCTGACCGGTCCGCTCAACTCGAACATCCTGCGCCGGGCCGGCCGCTTTGTGCTGAGCGAGGCGGACGCGCCTGTTCAGGTGGTGACGGTTGGCCGCAAGGGGCGCGACTTCATGATTCGCACGCGCCAGGAAGTCGTTGCCGAGTTCTCGAATCTCAAGGACTCGGTCGAGGCAGCTGAAATCCTGCCAATCACCGATGTGATCATCGACGACTACACCTCTGGCCGGGTCGATGCGGTCTACCTGATCTATGCCAAGTTCGTGAACACCCTTTCGCAGGTCCCGACGGTGCACAAGCTGCTGCCGATCGAGCCTCCGGAAGCGACCGGGGCCTACAGCGACTACATCTTCGAACCGAACGCGAAAGACGTGCTGAACAGCTTGTTGCCGCGCCTGGTCGATACGCAGATTTATCAGGCGATTCTGGAGAACTTTGCTTCGGAGTATTCCGCCCGCATGGTTGCCATGCGCAATGCCTCCGAAAACGCGAAGGACCTGGTGAGTGAGCTCACGCTGACCTTCAACAAGGCACGCCAGTCGCAGATTACCGCTGAGGTTTCCGAGATTTCCGCCGGGGCGAATGCCCTGCGCGAGCGCGGCTAG
- the atpA gene encoding F0F1 ATP synthase subunit alpha, translating into MIPIGRGQRELIIGDRQIGKTAVALDTIINQRDSGVRCIYVAIGQKQAQIAQVVRTLEEFGAMDNTIVVVAGASDPAALQYIAPFAGCAMGEEFMETGQNALIIYDDLSKHAWAYRQVSLLLRRPPGREAYPGDVFYLHSRLLERAARLKDDLGGGSLTALPIIETQAADVSAYIPTNVISITDGQIYLEGELFYGGVRPAVNAGLSVSRVGGAAQIKAMRQVAGRLRLDLAAFRSLAAFAQFGSDLDANTRSQLDRGARLTETLKQGQYQPMPVEEQVAVLWAATNGPLDSVPVEDVQAWEAGLLDFLRTGYGDLLDTIKKEKQLSDETIAALSKAVEAFKGGSKWAASGAKTAAAAA; encoded by the coding sequence ATGATCCCCATCGGACGCGGCCAGCGCGAGCTCATCATTGGTGACCGGCAGATCGGAAAGACGGCGGTCGCGCTCGACACCATCATCAATCAACGTGATTCCGGAGTGCGCTGCATCTACGTCGCCATCGGGCAAAAGCAGGCCCAGATCGCCCAGGTGGTGCGCACGCTGGAAGAGTTCGGCGCGATGGACAACACCATCGTCGTCGTTGCAGGCGCGTCCGACCCGGCAGCCCTCCAGTACATCGCGCCGTTCGCCGGCTGCGCCATGGGCGAAGAGTTCATGGAAACGGGCCAGAACGCGCTGATCATTTACGACGACCTGTCGAAGCACGCTTGGGCATACCGCCAGGTTTCGTTGCTCCTCCGACGCCCGCCGGGACGCGAAGCCTATCCTGGTGATGTCTTCTATTTGCACTCGCGGCTTCTCGAGCGCGCTGCGCGCCTGAAGGACGACCTTGGTGGTGGCTCGCTGACGGCGCTGCCGATCATCGAGACCCAGGCCGCGGACGTTTCGGCCTACATTCCCACGAACGTCATTTCCATTACCGACGGCCAGATCTACCTGGAAGGCGAGCTCTTCTACGGTGGTGTTCGACCGGCCGTGAACGCCGGACTTTCGGTCTCTCGCGTCGGTGGCGCGGCGCAGATCAAGGCCATGCGCCAGGTGGCGGGGCGCCTCCGTCTGGATCTCGCCGCATTCCGATCGCTGGCGGCGTTTGCCCAGTTCGGGTCCGACCTGGATGCAAACACCCGCTCCCAGCTCGATCGCGGCGCTCGGCTGACCGAGACGCTGAAGCAGGGTCAGTACCAGCCAATGCCGGTCGAGGAGCAGGTCGCGGTGCTTTGGGCGGCGACCAATGGTCCGCTCGACTCTGTTCCGGTCGAAGACGTGCAGGCGTGGGAGGCCGGGTTGCTGGACTTCTTGCGCACCGGCTATGGCGATCTGCTCGATACCATCAAGAAAGAGAAGCAGCTGTCGGATGAGACCATCGCGGCGCTCTCCAAGGCGGTGGAGGCTTTCAAGGGCGGCTCGAAGTGGGCTGCTTCCGGCGCCAAGACCGCGGCGGCTGCCGCCTAG
- a CDS encoding F0F1 ATP synthase subunit delta: MASTVARRYAQAVFEIAREANTFEAWEADLSVLDTIMTDPVTRSYLESPKTSETDKRALLDKAMEKAQPEAKRLTSLLLERRRMSAVPEIFQQYQALVLKEKGIVVADVTTAVPLDAAGEKMVQKQLSELVGKEVEVRTQVDPAIIGGMVARIGDNLIDGSVSNQLRRLHERLTTSNA; this comes from the coding sequence GTGGCGAGCACAGTAGCCAGACGATACGCGCAGGCGGTTTTCGAGATCGCCCGCGAAGCAAACACGTTCGAGGCTTGGGAGGCCGATCTTTCGGTCCTCGATACGATCATGACCGATCCGGTCACGCGGAGCTATCTCGAGAGCCCCAAGACCTCGGAAACTGACAAGCGCGCTCTCCTCGACAAAGCGATGGAAAAAGCGCAGCCGGAAGCGAAGCGGCTCACGTCGTTGTTGCTCGAGCGGCGCCGGATGTCGGCGGTTCCCGAAATCTTCCAGCAGTACCAGGCATTGGTGCTGAAGGAGAAGGGTATCGTCGTGGCCGACGTCACGACCGCGGTCCCGTTGGATGCGGCCGGCGAAAAGATGGTTCAGAAGCAGCTCTCGGAGCTGGTCGGAAAAGAGGTCGAAGTCCGCACGCAGGTCGATCCCGCCATTATCGGCGGGATGGTTGCGCGTATTGGCGACAACCTCATCGACGGAAGCGTTTCCAATCAGCTTCGCCGGTTGCACGAGCGGCTGACGACGAGCAACGCATAA